The region ATAAAGAAAAAAATCATTATGCCATTTTACAGTAATTTCAAAACAGCATTGGTATAAGGCAAATAAGTTACCTGAATTGTTACCTTAAAATTGAGGTATAAGATACATGCAGATTACCGAACGCGTACAATGAAAAAAACCAATCTATAAATAATTATGATAGATTTTTTGGTTGCCATTTAGAATATGTATCTTTGCAAATATTTATAATTTCATGAAATTACTACTCATTACTTTCGTATTATTAGCTGTAGGGATAGCAGGCATTGCTATTAAAATTTGGGCAAAAAAAGATGGCGAATTTGCAGGCACTTGTGCTAGCCAAAACCCAATGCTCAATAAAAATGGAGAAGCTTGTGGCTTTTGCGGAAAACCAGCAGATCAGTTTGATACTTGTACTGAACCCGAACATAAATAAATAGGCTAAAATCAATGATTTTAACTGTAGCTTTCTACACTTTTGTAGTATTTGCAGGCATTCAAATAACATATTATCTTCTTTTCTCTTCATTTCTTTTTAAACAAAAAAAAAGAAAACACAAAACAGATCAAGTTCCGGTATCTGTAATTGTTTTTGCAAAAAATAGTGCTGCTAAATTACAAGAAAACTTACCTTTTATTTTAGCACAAGACTATCCTGTATTTGAAATTGTCATCATCAACAATGATTCTATTGATGATACGTTAGAAGTAATCGATACTTTTAAAAAAAAACATACACAAATTAAAATTGTAAATGTTGCCAATAATGAAGCTTTTTGGAATAATAAAAAATATAGTTTAACCCTTGGTATAAAGGCATCCAAATACGATCATTTAGTATTTACAGATGCAAATTCTAAACCCATTAGTGAGCATTGGATCTCTGAAATGAGTAAAAATTTCACCATTAAAAGAACTATTTTTTTAGGGTATGAAAAATATAGAAATGAAAAATCTTTTACCAATCTTCTAATTCGATTCGAGAATTTAATACAGGCGATGAAATGCTTTTCATTTGCAAGATATGGCTCTCCATTTATGGCATTTGGCAATAATCTGGCTTATAAAAAATCAGCGTTTTTTAAAGTTAATGGGTACATCAATCATATAAAAATAAGACATGGTGTAGAAGATTTATTTATTAGAGATGCTGCCACAAAAAAAAATAGCTCCTTTATTGTGTCTGAGGATAGTTTTATAGAGACGGATGCTCCTAAATCTTTTAACACTTGGTTTCAAGATTTAAAAATTAAAAACTCTTTAATAAAACATTACAAATTTAAACATCGCTTTTTATTACACTTTTTCACGATTACAAAAGCAATATTTTACCTATTAGCAATTGTCTTATTGTTCTTTTATCCCTGGGAAACAATAGTACTTGTAATGCTTACTTATTTTTTAATCCAATTTCTTGTCATTGGTTTATCTGCTAAAAAACTTAAAGAAACTCAATTAATATTTTTCTTACCTTTATTAGAAATTAGCTTATTATTGATTCAAATTAGTATATTTAGTGCTAATTTGATTTCAAAACATATTCATTGGAAATAGACCAAACTAAAATTGACAAAAATATTGCAAAAGCAAAAGAGGGCAACCAAGCTGCATTTCGTTTTTTGTTAGATACCTTTTGGGGTAGTGTTTATAATTATCAATTAAAAAG is a window of Polaribacter litorisediminis DNA encoding:
- a CDS encoding membrane or secreted protein produces the protein MKLLLITFVLLAVGIAGIAIKIWAKKDGEFAGTCASQNPMLNKNGEACGFCGKPADQFDTCTEPEHK
- a CDS encoding glycosyltransferase — encoded protein: MILTVAFYTFVVFAGIQITYYLLFSSFLFKQKKRKHKTDQVPVSVIVFAKNSAAKLQENLPFILAQDYPVFEIVIINNDSIDDTLEVIDTFKKKHTQIKIVNVANNEAFWNNKKYSLTLGIKASKYDHLVFTDANSKPISEHWISEMSKNFTIKRTIFLGYEKYRNEKSFTNLLIRFENLIQAMKCFSFARYGSPFMAFGNNLAYKKSAFFKVNGYINHIKIRHGVEDLFIRDAATKKNSSFIVSEDSFIETDAPKSFNTWFQDLKIKNSLIKHYKFKHRFLLHFFTITKAIFYLLAIVLLFFYPWETIVLVMLTYFLIQFLVIGLSAKKLKETQLIFFLPLLEISLLLIQISIFSANLISKHIHWK